The Polypterus senegalus isolate Bchr_013 chromosome 1, ASM1683550v1, whole genome shotgun sequence genome includes a window with the following:
- the fam168b gene encoding myelin-associated neurite-outgrowth inhibitor isoform X1, with amino-acid sequence MNPVYSPAPSGVPYANSKGIGYPAGFPLSYAAAAPAYTPNIYPGANTAFQSGYTPGTSYKVPCSPTTGTVPPYSSSPNPYQTAVYPVRSAYPQQNPYAQQGTYYTQPLYAAPPHVIHHTTVVQPNGMPAAVYAPTIPPPRATGVAMGMVAGTTMAMSAGTLLTTHSPTAVAPHPVTMPAYRPPGTPTYSYVPPQWFKDERYAFSQA; translated from the exons ATGAACCCAGTTTACAGCCCTGCACCTTCAGGGGTTCCCTATGCAAATTCAAAGGGAATTGGATATCCAG ctGGGTTTCCTTTAAGCTATGCAGCAGCTGCACCTGCATACACTCCTAACATTTACCCAGGagcaaacacagcatttcagtctG ggtACACCCCAGGCACATCATATAAAGTGCCCTGCTCTCCTACAACTGGCACTGTACCACCATACTCCTCTTCCCCAAACCCTTATCAAACAGCAGTATATCCAGTTAGAAGTGCCTATCCACAACAAAACCCTTATGCACAG CAAGGTACTTACTACACACAACCATTATATGCTGCTCCACCACATGTAATTCATCACACCACAGTTGTTCAGCCTAATGGGATGCCTGCTGCAGTGTATGCCCCTACTATCCCACCTCCTAGAGCTACTGGTGTGGCAATGGGCATGGTAGCAGGGACAACAATGGCAATGTCAGCAG GAACTTTGCTGACAACTCATTCCCCAACTGCAGTTGCTCCTCATCCAGTTACAATGCCTGCCTATAGGCCACCAGGAACACCTACCTATAGTTATGTGCCTCCACAATG
- the fam168b gene encoding myelin-associated neurite-outgrowth inhibitor isoform X2 codes for MNPVYSPAPSGVPYANSKGIGYPAGFPLSYAAAAPAYTPNIYPGANTAFQSGYTPGTSYKVPCSPTTGTVPPYSSSPNPYQTAVYPVRSAYPQQNPYAQQGTYYTQPLYAAPPHVIHHTTVVQPNGMPAAVYAPTIPPPRATGVAMGMVAGTTMAMSAGTLLTTHSPTAVAPHPVTMPAYRPPGTPTYSYVPPQW; via the exons ATGAACCCAGTTTACAGCCCTGCACCTTCAGGGGTTCCCTATGCAAATTCAAAGGGAATTGGATATCCAG ctGGGTTTCCTTTAAGCTATGCAGCAGCTGCACCTGCATACACTCCTAACATTTACCCAGGagcaaacacagcatttcagtctG ggtACACCCCAGGCACATCATATAAAGTGCCCTGCTCTCCTACAACTGGCACTGTACCACCATACTCCTCTTCCCCAAACCCTTATCAAACAGCAGTATATCCAGTTAGAAGTGCCTATCCACAACAAAACCCTTATGCACAG CAAGGTACTTACTACACACAACCATTATATGCTGCTCCACCACATGTAATTCATCACACCACAGTTGTTCAGCCTAATGGGATGCCTGCTGCAGTGTATGCCCCTACTATCCCACCTCCTAGAGCTACTGGTGTGGCAATGGGCATGGTAGCAGGGACAACAATGGCAATGTCAGCAG GAACTTTGCTGACAACTCATTCCCCAACTGCAGTTGCTCCTCATCCAGTTACAATGCCTGCCTATAGGCCACCAGGAACACCTACCTATAGTTATGTGCCTCCACAATGGTGA